In the genome of Prosthecobacter algae, one region contains:
- a CDS encoding peroxiredoxin, giving the protein MLTIGHPFPEFRSKACNGVTNDDIIEITNQSYPGKWKFFLFYPKDFTFVCPTELVEFGKRVRDFADRDTQLIGGSTDNEFSHLAWKQSREDLAALKYPLIAAQKLAGDLGILDPVEHVCLRASFLVDPNGVIQWVNVNNLSVGRSVEEALRVLDAVQSDELCPCNWKKGEKTLTV; this is encoded by the coding sequence ATGCTTACCATCGGTCATCCGTTCCCAGAATTCCGTTCCAAGGCCTGCAATGGCGTCACCAACGACGACATCATCGAAATCACCAACCAGTCCTACCCCGGCAAGTGGAAGTTCTTCCTGTTCTACCCGAAGGATTTCACCTTCGTGTGCCCCACGGAGTTGGTGGAATTTGGCAAGCGCGTGCGGGATTTCGCGGATCGCGATACCCAGCTCATCGGTGGCTCCACGGACAATGAATTTTCCCATCTGGCCTGGAAGCAGTCCCGTGAAGATCTGGCCGCGCTGAAGTATCCCCTCATCGCCGCGCAGAAGCTGGCTGGTGACCTGGGCATCCTGGATCCCGTGGAGCACGTGTGCCTGCGCGCCAGCTTCCTGGTGGACCCGAACGGCGTCATCCAGTGGGTGAACGTGAACAATCTCTCCGTGGGCCGCAGCGTGGAAGAAGCCCTGCGCGTGCTGGATGCCGTGCAGTCCGACGAGCTCTGCCCCTGCAACTGGAAGAAGGGTGAAAAGACTCTGACGGTCTAA
- a CDS encoding DUF1501 domain-containing protein yields MKTELLRLNDHSRRQFMMNTAKTALGVSLLPGIASKMAAAEGASVSGPGTPGFGKAKHVIFLWMNGGMTHLDTFDPKTGATKGPGEQIKAKAEGIDYLGSYLPKLAENANKLSIIRSMSSKTGVHESGTYIMKTGYEPRTTIVHPCMGVWGTHFLGKIKDKTLPDSVIVNSGSAYPGAGFFPPAMSPIPISNPETGLQNIKPTTENDSLFGKRISLMNEFDTSFRKKFQTEDVKAYTEFYDETLKLMKSEDLKAFDLTLESAETREKYGKTSFGQGCLLARRLVESGVRFVEVQMGGWDMHNTIDNGMTSNGATLDNGFAALLQDLEAKGLLESTLVVLGSEFGRTPDINENDGRDHYPLAYSTVFAGGGAKRGFAYGATDKEGRRPADKQTSPQDFLATIGHAMGLPVDEVVMSPSNRPFTVGDKGVPVVDIFA; encoded by the coding sequence ATGAAAACCGAATTACTCCGCCTCAACGACCACAGCCGCCGCCAGTTCATGATGAACACGGCGAAAACCGCCCTCGGCGTCAGCCTCCTCCCCGGCATCGCCTCCAAGATGGCGGCTGCGGAAGGTGCCTCCGTCTCCGGCCCAGGCACCCCTGGGTTTGGCAAGGCGAAGCACGTCATCTTCCTTTGGATGAATGGTGGCATGACCCACCTGGACACCTTCGATCCGAAGACTGGCGCCACCAAAGGCCCGGGCGAGCAGATCAAGGCCAAGGCCGAAGGCATCGACTACCTGGGCAGCTACCTGCCAAAGCTGGCCGAAAACGCCAACAAGCTGTCCATCATCCGCTCCATGTCCTCTAAGACAGGTGTGCATGAGTCCGGCACCTACATCATGAAGACCGGCTATGAGCCGCGCACCACCATCGTGCATCCTTGCATGGGCGTGTGGGGCACTCACTTCCTGGGCAAGATCAAGGACAAGACCCTGCCAGACAGCGTCATCGTGAACAGCGGCAGTGCCTATCCTGGCGCAGGCTTCTTCCCACCCGCCATGTCTCCGATCCCGATTTCCAATCCGGAAACCGGCCTTCAGAACATCAAGCCGACCACGGAAAATGATTCCCTGTTTGGCAAGCGCATCAGCCTCATGAACGAGTTTGACACTTCTTTCCGCAAGAAGTTCCAGACAGAAGATGTGAAGGCCTACACCGAGTTCTATGACGAGACGCTGAAGCTGATGAAGAGCGAAGACCTCAAGGCCTTCGACCTGACGCTGGAATCCGCTGAAACTCGCGAGAAGTACGGCAAAACCAGCTTTGGCCAGGGCTGCCTTCTGGCACGCCGCCTGGTGGAAAGCGGTGTCCGCTTCGTCGAAGTGCAGATGGGTGGCTGGGATATGCACAACACCATTGATAACGGCATGACCAGCAATGGTGCCACGCTGGACAATGGCTTTGCCGCCCTGCTTCAGGACCTGGAGGCCAAGGGCCTGCTCGAGTCCACCCTCGTGGTGCTCGGTTCCGAATTCGGCCGCACGCCTGACATCAATGAAAACGACGGTCGCGACCACTATCCTCTCGCTTACTCCACGGTCTTTGCCGGTGGTGGTGCGAAGCGTGGTTTCGCCTATGGCGCGACCGACAAGGAAGGCCGCCGCCCTGCCGACAAGCAGACCAGCCCTCAGGATTTCCTGGCCACCATCGGTCACGCGATGGGCCTGCCTGTGGACGAAGTCGTCATGTCGCCTTCGAACCGTCCGTTCACCGTCGGTGACAAGGGCGTGCCTGTGGTGGATATCTTCGCTTAA
- the purQ gene encoding phosphoribosylformylglycinamidine synthase I has protein sequence MPHALLIKFPGTNCDLETSRALEAAGFTAEVLPVAHLEPTSLDRAKLIVFSGGFSYGDYVMSGRIAQLITKHKLGERLKQFVADGGYVLGICNGFQILTQLDLLPRGSLIHNNTGRFICRWTPLKKNGNTSPFLKALPDNFELPVAHAEGRFVGESGDAEKYIKDGHAALLYGKDINGSSAQIAGLQDDTGRVFGLMPHPERFIAKNTHYDPDWNGAEQGWGYYLFKGVAEAIAA, from the coding sequence ATGCCCCACGCCCTTCTCATCAAATTCCCCGGCACCAACTGCGACCTGGAAACTTCCCGCGCGCTGGAAGCCGCAGGTTTCACCGCTGAAGTCCTGCCCGTCGCCCACCTGGAGCCTACCTCGCTGGACCGCGCCAAGCTGATCGTGTTTTCCGGTGGCTTCAGCTATGGCGATTACGTCATGAGCGGCCGCATCGCCCAGCTCATCACCAAGCACAAGCTGGGTGAGCGCCTGAAGCAGTTCGTGGCCGATGGCGGTTACGTGCTCGGCATCTGCAACGGTTTCCAGATCCTCACGCAGCTCGATCTCCTCCCGCGCGGCAGCCTCATTCATAACAACACCGGTCGTTTCATCTGCCGCTGGACCCCGCTGAAGAAAAACGGCAATACCAGCCCCTTCCTCAAGGCCCTGCCAGACAATTTTGAACTGCCCGTCGCTCACGCCGAGGGCCGCTTCGTCGGTGAATCCGGCGATGCCGAAAAATACATCAAGGACGGCCACGCCGCCCTGCTCTACGGCAAGGACATCAACGGCTCCAGCGCCCAGATCGCCGGTCTCCAGGATGATACCGGTCGCGTCTTCGGCCTCATGCCGCACCCCGAGCGCTTCATCGCCAAAAACACCCACTACGATCCCGATTGGAATGGGGCCGAGCAAGGCTGGGGTTATTACCTCTTCAAAGGTGTGGCTGAAGCGATTGCGGCCTAA
- a CDS encoding ankyrin repeat domain-containing protein → MNYSEASHDIAEILEIFARYKSQRPERMVDSMHYGFALRYHGMFDREGLPESLLQLESSVGGIGKDELSQITPLLETHAWRVGWMQMRTLPTRVWTDLSPKARARYLAGFSYNLSSSSNSPDINAVISGDILQKLAAASLDAECTAEIGANAIRSNCLDVVKAVLVHRNFDPDGHVCRNPENSNQNHFAQQLSSLSTRVLDVLLEAAVRCQKPEAARILLDLGASPDLPCWNLERSFNDWFSLLSFSLDGMNQTDGDAPMALVDLLLEYGANPQGLECEGKNNPLIHAIYRNHWELVDRLLELGARFDGGMDETAKRLRAEPSRMYYSQADLDWVTQALGPLIPLVNFWEVPWFFKGHAQGGYHRTFLSYFLKDNELPMLKKYVARGLPTKLTSTIVLDMVKGGYCQALSYLLRDNPNLPQVLSRICERRPDFCSPKLSDIQ, encoded by the coding sequence ATGAACTATTCAGAAGCATCACATGACATTGCAGAGATCCTCGAAATTTTTGCCAGATACAAAAGCCAGCGTCCCGAAAGAATGGTGGACTCTATGCATTATGGCTTTGCGTTGCGCTATCACGGAATGTTTGACCGAGAGGGGCTGCCGGAATCGCTCTTGCAACTGGAGAGCTCGGTAGGAGGGATTGGCAAGGATGAGCTGTCCCAAATCACGCCTCTGTTGGAAACACATGCCTGGAGAGTAGGCTGGATGCAGATGCGCACTTTGCCTACGCGGGTCTGGACAGACCTATCACCCAAAGCCCGCGCACGTTATCTCGCCGGGTTTTCTTATAACCTGAGTTCTTCTTCGAACTCGCCTGATATAAATGCTGTCATTTCTGGAGACATCCTCCAGAAACTCGCGGCAGCATCCTTGGATGCCGAGTGCACGGCAGAAATCGGGGCCAACGCGATCCGCTCAAACTGCCTTGACGTCGTCAAAGCGGTGCTGGTCCATCGCAATTTTGATCCCGACGGCCATGTGTGCCGAAACCCGGAGAATTCTAATCAAAACCATTTCGCCCAGCAGCTATCCAGCCTCAGCACCCGAGTCCTCGATGTCCTGCTAGAGGCTGCGGTGCGCTGCCAAAAGCCCGAGGCCGCCAGGATCCTTCTTGATCTTGGTGCCAGTCCAGATCTTCCCTGCTGGAATCTGGAGAGAAGCTTCAATGATTGGTTCAGTTTGCTGTCTTTTTCTCTGGATGGGATGAACCAGACGGACGGGGATGCCCCGATGGCCCTCGTTGATTTACTCCTGGAATATGGGGCTAATCCACAGGGGCTGGAATGCGAAGGGAAAAACAATCCCTTGATCCATGCCATTTATCGCAATCATTGGGAACTGGTGGATCGGCTTTTGGAGCTGGGAGCCCGTTTTGACGGAGGGATGGACGAGACAGCCAAGCGCCTTCGGGCGGAACCTTCTCGGATGTATTATTCCCAGGCGGATCTCGATTGGGTGACCCAGGCCCTAGGCCCCCTGATTCCTTTGGTGAACTTTTGGGAAGTTCCCTGGTTTTTCAAAGGCCATGCCCAAGGCGGATACCATCGCACGTTCCTTTCCTACTTTCTGAAAGACAACGAGCTGCCGATGTTAAAAAAATATGTCGCACGAGGCCTGCCCACGAAACTCACGTCCACGATCGTCTTGGACATGGTGAAAGGCGGCTACTGCCAGGCTTTGAGTTATCTCCTGCGCGACAATCCCAATCTGCCTCAAGTCCTGTCGCGGATCTGCGAACGTAGGCCAGATTTTTGTAGCCCAAAATTGTCAGATATCCAATAG
- the purL gene encoding phosphoribosylformylglycinamidine synthase subunit PurL, which produces MKLSLSKVDMQAVQQIFNDEGRDPTDVELEVIAQTWSEHCKHRIFNAKIAHTLNGQDEVVDSLFKTYIRNVTEKIMADKPDFVLSAFVDNAGFVKLDDNQAVCLKVETHNHPSAIEPYAGANTGLGGVIRDILGAGKGSKPVASIDVFCFGPPDTKQEDLKAKDVIHPLGVMRGVVRGVRDYGNRMGIPTVNGAIQFDDTFIYNPLVFCGTAGVIPIKDIAKEVKPGHLLIAAGGRTGKDGLKGATFSSAELTTDSHEEDQTAVQIGNPIEEKKVADFVLAAREAGLIEFVTDCGAGGFSSAAGEMLSEVGGEVWLENCPLKEPGLESWQVFISESQERMVLAVEEHNLPALQKIADTWQTEIFVLAKADGLKRLKVWHHGQSVCDLPVDKLHGAPRREMKAQWRQPASLPPKVAVRPESWTQVLKTVLGDFSIVSREPIIREYDHEVQGNTVLKPLAGASGDAPQDGSVIKVDGSNQLVALSCALLPEWGKTDPHAMGRACVDECVRQLVAMGANPERIAILDNFCMGNPDNEKELGALIECTKGMAESALAYGAPFVSGKDSFYNYFITDEGPVSIPVTLLVSGFGVVEDASHVIGSSLRRVGSKLAILGKTTPGLRGSVFAKYTQGAGLNGAPTWSETETWANYGKYHELVKKGAILATHDLSEGGLAVALAEFAFSGKGGVKIELENFPATKDCTTAEILFGETPGRFLIEVAPEHVEAVRAAGAVFIGESTGERWLHVTNRGTTLIDAAIADLKPIWQNGLVQYY; this is translated from the coding sequence ATGAAGCTCTCCCTCTCCAAGGTGGACATGCAGGCCGTGCAGCAGATCTTCAATGACGAAGGTCGCGACCCCACCGACGTGGAGCTGGAAGTCATCGCCCAGACGTGGTCGGAGCACTGCAAGCACCGCATCTTCAACGCCAAAATCGCCCACACCCTGAACGGTCAGGACGAAGTGGTGGATAGCCTTTTCAAGACCTACATCCGCAACGTCACGGAGAAGATCATGGCGGATAAGCCTGACTTCGTGCTCAGCGCCTTTGTGGATAACGCGGGTTTTGTGAAGCTGGACGACAACCAGGCCGTGTGTCTGAAGGTGGAAACGCACAACCACCCAAGCGCCATCGAACCCTACGCCGGTGCCAATACGGGCCTGGGCGGGGTGATCCGCGACATCCTGGGTGCAGGCAAGGGCTCCAAGCCCGTGGCCTCGATTGACGTATTTTGCTTTGGCCCACCAGACACCAAACAGGAAGACCTGAAGGCCAAGGACGTCATCCACCCCCTGGGCGTGATGCGGGGCGTGGTGCGCGGCGTGCGTGATTACGGCAACCGCATGGGCATCCCGACGGTCAATGGTGCCATCCAATTTGACGACACCTTCATTTACAATCCCCTCGTGTTCTGCGGCACCGCTGGGGTGATCCCGATCAAGGACATCGCCAAGGAAGTGAAGCCAGGCCACCTGCTCATCGCAGCTGGCGGACGCACGGGTAAGGACGGCCTCAAAGGCGCGACCTTCTCCTCGGCCGAGCTGACCACGGATTCCCATGAGGAAGACCAGACAGCGGTGCAGATCGGCAACCCGATCGAAGAAAAGAAGGTGGCGGACTTTGTCCTCGCAGCCCGTGAGGCCGGCCTCATCGAGTTCGTGACCGACTGCGGCGCAGGTGGTTTCTCCAGCGCGGCTGGCGAGATGCTCAGCGAAGTGGGCGGGGAAGTGTGGCTGGAAAATTGCCCCCTGAAGGAGCCCGGCCTGGAAAGCTGGCAGGTCTTCATTTCAGAGTCTCAAGAGCGCATGGTGCTGGCTGTGGAAGAGCACAACCTGCCCGCCCTCCAGAAGATCGCCGATACCTGGCAGACCGAGATTTTTGTCCTCGCCAAGGCCGATGGCCTGAAGCGCCTGAAGGTGTGGCACCACGGCCAGTCCGTGTGCGACCTGCCGGTGGATAAGCTGCACGGGGCCCCACGCCGTGAGATGAAAGCTCAGTGGCGCCAGCCTGCCTCCCTGCCGCCGAAGGTGGCCGTTCGTCCAGAATCCTGGACCCAGGTGCTGAAGACCGTGCTGGGTGATTTCTCCATTGTCTCCCGCGAGCCCATCATCCGCGAGTATGACCATGAAGTGCAGGGCAATACCGTCCTGAAACCGCTGGCCGGTGCCAGTGGCGATGCCCCCCAGGATGGCTCCGTCATCAAGGTGGATGGCAGCAACCAGCTCGTCGCCCTTTCCTGCGCCTTGCTTCCTGAATGGGGCAAGACCGACCCTCACGCCATGGGCCGTGCATGTGTGGACGAGTGCGTCCGCCAGCTCGTCGCCATGGGAGCGAATCCTGAGCGCATCGCCATTCTGGATAACTTCTGCATGGGCAACCCGGACAACGAAAAAGAGCTGGGTGCCCTCATCGAGTGTACTAAAGGCATGGCGGAATCTGCCCTGGCCTACGGCGCGCCTTTCGTCTCTGGTAAGGACAGCTTCTACAATTACTTCATCACCGATGAAGGTCCGGTCTCCATCCCCGTCACCTTGCTGGTGAGCGGCTTCGGTGTCGTGGAAGATGCCTCCCACGTCATCGGTTCCTCCCTGCGCCGTGTGGGTAGCAAGCTAGCCATCTTGGGCAAAACCACCCCCGGTCTGCGCGGCAGCGTCTTCGCCAAATACACCCAGGGTGCTGGCCTCAACGGAGCCCCGACCTGGAGCGAAACCGAGACCTGGGCCAACTACGGCAAGTATCACGAACTGGTGAAAAAAGGTGCCATCCTGGCCACCCACGATCTCTCCGAAGGCGGCCTCGCCGTCGCCCTGGCCGAGTTCGCTTTCAGCGGCAAAGGCGGTGTGAAAATCGAGCTGGAAAACTTCCCCGCCACGAAGGACTGCACCACCGCCGAGATCCTCTTTGGCGAAACTCCCGGCCGCTTCCTCATCGAAGTCGCCCCGGAGCACGTCGAAGCCGTCCGCGCAGCGGGTGCCGTCTTCATTGGTGAAAGCACCGGCGAACGCTGGCTGCACGTCACCAACCGTGGCACCACCCTCATCGACGCCGCCATCGCCGACCTCAAGCCCATCTGGCAGAACGGTCTCGTGCAGTATTATTGA
- the purM gene encoding phosphoribosylformylglycinamidine cyclo-ligase: MSKHTYKQAGVDIHEAASFVDDIGALVKATQKKRKLANAFGLFAAGYDLSKYKEPMIFTGCDGVGTKLELLLKYDLLENAGKDLVAMNVNDVLTCGADPIMFLDYVGVNQIKKKQLARIIAGMSEYLVSCNCILAGGETAEMPGAVLEGMVELSGFAIGAAEKKDVLNPAEIKEGDVLIGWPSAGFHANGFSLVRRILEKESIKLSKKDAAQLLTPTLLYHEQCWGLKKAKVKPAAMAHITGGGLVENLGRIFTKRGLGCHLKVPFWQNDVVQKVLRHADPADCWDTFNMGIGWVAIVDAKQAKKALKVGTGAVVLGEMDKSGDVTCELVK, from the coding sequence ATGTCCAAGCACACTTACAAACAGGCCGGCGTTGATATCCATGAAGCAGCATCCTTTGTGGATGACATCGGCGCGCTGGTGAAGGCCACCCAAAAGAAGCGCAAGCTGGCCAATGCTTTCGGTCTCTTTGCCGCAGGGTATGACCTCAGCAAGTACAAGGAGCCGATGATCTTCACCGGCTGCGATGGCGTGGGAACGAAGCTTGAGCTGCTGCTGAAATACGACCTGCTGGAAAACGCCGGTAAGGACCTGGTGGCGATGAATGTGAACGACGTGCTCACCTGCGGCGCGGATCCGATCATGTTCCTCGACTACGTGGGCGTGAACCAGATCAAGAAAAAGCAGCTCGCGCGCATCATCGCCGGGATGTCTGAATACCTCGTCTCCTGCAATTGCATCCTGGCTGGTGGAGAAACCGCCGAAATGCCCGGTGCTGTGCTCGAAGGCATGGTGGAGCTGTCCGGCTTTGCCATTGGGGCTGCGGAGAAGAAGGACGTGCTGAATCCTGCCGAGATTAAAGAGGGCGATGTCCTCATCGGCTGGCCGAGCGCGGGCTTCCACGCCAATGGTTTCAGCCTCGTGCGCCGCATCCTGGAAAAGGAAAGCATCAAGCTGAGCAAGAAGGACGCCGCGCAACTGCTGACTCCTACGCTTTTGTATCATGAGCAGTGCTGGGGCCTGAAAAAGGCCAAGGTGAAACCTGCCGCCATGGCGCACATCACTGGCGGTGGTCTGGTGGAAAACCTGGGCCGTATCTTCACCAAGCGCGGTCTTGGCTGCCACCTGAAGGTGCCTTTCTGGCAAAATGACGTGGTGCAGAAGGTGCTGCGCCATGCGGACCCAGCGGATTGCTGGGACACCTTCAACATGGGCATCGGCTGGGTGGCCATCGTGGACGCCAAGCAGGCGAAAAAAGCCCTCAAAGTGGGCACGGGTGCTGTGGTCCTGGGTGAAATGGACAAAAGCGGGGACGTGACCTGCGAACTGGTGAAATAA
- a CDS encoding DUF1549 domain-containing protein, with amino-acid sequence MKATKSMLAGLLIAGLGGISAQAAETRTWTDVEGRQVSAAFVKLEGDLIVLETEEKLQHRFPLTRLSAEDQAIAKAAQAALPPEAPQMMANATVAQASAKIDQLVAAGLMKANPARQTAGKPPITNFNPMANDEQFVRRVYLDIAGRIPNYEEASAFIKDGSPQKRSNLINMLLESDGYKAHMFNYFAEMLRIKDNFEQDNVRGTPYINWFKDQIAKNEKWDKVVYQMVTATGKMWDKKEDGTYNGAAGYLLRDAGMPLDNLANTLTVFLGTDVACAQCHDHPFADWTQKQFYEMASFFGATTTRLNAKDLNGTNPRDRLMADIEPMIEKSGQDIRRLRNGIQNYISANQSAIKDRDMNGMKLPHDYQYKDGKPGDPVAPKFVTWSPQDKNNPAYKQKKNDEEKLRTSFANWMTHPENPRFAMTIANRMWKRAFGSGVNEPVTNIDDIEQASNPELLKHLAQEMKRVQFDLKEFMRIVYNTRAYQSEATTENIALGEVYYFQGPMLRRMTAEQAWDSYMTLVLGQPDAYKAPLQDLYARSIDLDLTKVDAKTVLIKYDAFRRMQEKENALMGGGLDMAGEGSMMMEGGSKSAAAEKTTATDGPGKILAYEGMRLMRSSEIQQPAPGGHFLIDFGQSPRNIIDGSSRIGNVPQVLMMMNGKAQKMLTSSDSLVLRTMNKVTGPSEKVERMFMTIMNRRPTLQEKEIAKRALSASGEDGYGNMIWALINTREFMFIQ; translated from the coding sequence ATGAAAGCCACCAAATCCATGCTCGCCGGTCTCCTGATCGCCGGTCTCGGGGGCATTTCCGCTCAAGCAGCGGAAACCCGCACCTGGACCGACGTTGAAGGCCGCCAGGTCTCAGCCGCCTTTGTGAAACTCGAGGGCGATCTCATCGTCCTGGAAACCGAAGAAAAGCTCCAGCACCGCTTCCCGCTCACTCGTCTGTCGGCGGAAGATCAGGCCATCGCCAAGGCTGCCCAGGCCGCCCTGCCGCCCGAAGCCCCGCAGATGATGGCCAATGCCACCGTGGCCCAGGCCTCGGCCAAGATTGACCAATTGGTAGCTGCTGGCCTGATGAAGGCCAACCCGGCCCGCCAGACCGCTGGCAAGCCGCCGATCACGAATTTCAACCCGATGGCGAATGACGAGCAGTTCGTCCGCCGCGTGTATCTGGACATCGCCGGCCGTATCCCGAACTACGAGGAGGCCAGCGCCTTCATCAAGGACGGGAGCCCACAGAAGCGCTCGAACCTGATCAACATGCTGCTGGAGTCCGATGGCTACAAGGCACACATGTTCAACTACTTTGCCGAGATGCTGCGCATCAAGGACAACTTCGAGCAGGACAACGTCCGCGGCACCCCCTACATCAACTGGTTCAAGGACCAGATCGCCAAAAACGAGAAGTGGGACAAGGTCGTCTATCAGATGGTGACCGCCACTGGCAAAATGTGGGACAAAAAAGAAGACGGCACCTACAACGGCGCAGCGGGCTACCTCCTCCGCGATGCTGGTATGCCGCTGGACAACCTGGCCAACACCCTGACGGTGTTTCTGGGTACGGACGTGGCCTGCGCCCAGTGCCATGACCACCCCTTCGCCGACTGGACGCAGAAGCAGTTCTATGAAATGGCCTCCTTCTTCGGGGCCACCACCACCCGTCTGAACGCCAAGGACCTCAACGGCACCAATCCTCGCGATCGCCTGATGGCCGACATTGAGCCGATGATCGAGAAGTCCGGCCAGGACATCCGCCGCCTGCGCAACGGCATCCAGAACTACATCAGTGCCAACCAGTCCGCGATCAAAGACCGCGACATGAACGGCATGAAGCTGCCGCATGACTACCAGTACAAAGACGGCAAGCCTGGCGACCCAGTGGCACCGAAGTTCGTGACTTGGTCCCCCCAGGACAAGAACAACCCTGCCTACAAGCAGAAGAAGAACGATGAGGAAAAGCTGCGCACTTCCTTTGCCAACTGGATGACGCATCCTGAGAATCCCCGCTTTGCCATGACCATCGCCAACCGCATGTGGAAGCGTGCCTTTGGTTCCGGCGTGAATGAGCCCGTCACCAACATTGATGACATCGAGCAGGCCTCGAACCCAGAACTGCTGAAGCATCTGGCCCAGGAAATGAAGCGTGTGCAGTTCGACCTCAAGGAGTTCATGCGCATCGTTTACAACACCCGCGCTTACCAGTCGGAAGCCACCACTGAAAACATTGCTCTCGGTGAAGTTTATTACTTCCAGGGGCCGATGCTGCGCCGCATGACGGCTGAACAGGCCTGGGACTCCTACATGACCCTGGTGCTGGGCCAGCCCGATGCCTACAAGGCTCCTCTCCAGGACCTGTATGCCCGCTCGATCGACCTGGATCTCACCAAGGTGGATGCTAAGACCGTGCTGATCAAATACGACGCCTTCCGCCGCATGCAGGAGAAGGAAAACGCCCTCATGGGTGGCGGCTTGGATATGGCTGGCGAGGGTAGCATGATGATGGAAGGCGGCTCCAAGAGCGCCGCTGCTGAGAAGACGACCGCCACCGATGGCCCCGGCAAGATCCTGGCCTATGAAGGCATGCGCCTGATGCGCTCCTCTGAGATCCAGCAGCCTGCTCCTGGTGGCCACTTCCTGATCGACTTCGGCCAGTCTCCCCGCAACATCATCGATGGCAGCTCTCGCATCGGCAACGTGCCGCAGGTGCTGATGATGATGAACGGCAAGGCGCAGAAGATGCTCACCAGCAGTGATTCCCTGGTGCTGCGCACGATGAACAAAGTGACCGGCCCTTCGGAGAAAGTGGAGCGCATGTTCATGACCATCATGAACCGCCGACCAACGCTGCAGGAAAAGGAAATCGCCAAACGCGCGCTGAGCGCCAGCGGTGAAGACGGCTATGGCAACATGATCTGGGCGCTGATCAACACGCGTGAATTCATGTTCATCCAGTAA
- a CDS encoding carboxymuconolactone decarboxylase family protein, which produces MSQIDALRDKMPDAAKDLRLNLQAVLRPENLTSDQVWGIALASAYFINNAELREAVLADALAAGLNEDFVDDAKASASIMGMNTVYYRFRHLVEKESYATLPARLRMLRMGQPKTDKATFELMSMACAALAGCGMCIQAHEATLTQHQVSEAAIHDSVRIAAVLQGTVVALGIGV; this is translated from the coding sequence ATGTCCCAAATTGACGCTCTTCGCGACAAAATGCCCGATGCCGCCAAGGATCTGCGGCTGAACCTTCAGGCCGTCCTCCGGCCCGAAAACCTCACCTCGGATCAGGTCTGGGGCATTGCCCTGGCCTCCGCCTACTTCATCAACAACGCCGAACTGCGCGAAGCCGTCTTGGCCGATGCCCTCGCTGCGGGCCTCAACGAGGACTTTGTGGATGATGCCAAAGCCTCCGCCTCCATCATGGGCATGAACACGGTGTACTACCGGTTCCGCCACCTGGTGGAAAAAGAAAGCTACGCCACCCTGCCCGCCCGCCTGCGCATGCTCCGGATGGGCCAGCCGAAGACGGACAAAGCCACCTTCGAGCTCATGTCCATGGCCTGCGCCGCCCTCGCCGGCTGCGGCATGTGCATCCAGGCACACGAGGCCACGCTGACCCAGCATCAGGTCTCCGAAGCCGCCATCCATGACTCCGTCCGCATCGCCGCCGTGCTGCAAGGCACCGTCGTGGCGCTGGGGATTGGGGTATAG